A stretch of Panthera tigris isolate Pti1 chromosome E2, P.tigris_Pti1_mat1.1, whole genome shotgun sequence DNA encodes these proteins:
- the KLK13 gene encoding kallikrein-13, which translates to MNHQFLVTQSKILTLSPSPRPPSPPEPQFPNIFSSSPGISQEYPKILNGTNGTSGFLPGGYTCRPHSQPWQAALLVQKRLLCGGVLVDPKWVLTAAHCLKEGYRVYLGKHALGRVEAGEQVREVVRSIPHPQYQISPTHLKHDHDIMLLELHSPVQLTNHIRVVPLSQDCLPAGTCCRVSGWGTTTSPQVSYPPTLQCANIQLRSDEECHQVYPGKITPNMLCAGTEEGGKDSCEGDSGGPLICNGTLHGIISWGDFPCGQPNRPGVYTRVSQYVVWIRETIQKHRTQEWKRTKGKGPQ; encoded by the exons ATGAATCATCAATTCCTGGTCACCCAGAGCAAAATTCTGACCCTCTCCCCAAGCCCAAGGCCTCCTTCTCCCCCTGAACCCCAATTCcctaacattttctcttcttcaccaGGTATCTCTCAGGAGTATCCCAAGATTCTCAACGGCACTAATGGGACCAGCGGGTTTCTCCCGGGGGGCTACACCTGCCGCCCCCACTCTCAGCCCTGGCAGGCAGCCCTACTGGTGCAAAAGCGGCTGCTCTGTGGGGGAGTCCTTGTTGACCCCAAATGGGTCCTCACTGCAGCACACTGTCTGAAGGA AGGGTACAGAGTTTACCTGGGCAAGCATGCCCTGGGGCGTGTGGAGGCCGGAGAGCAGGTGAGGGAGGTAGTCCGCTCTATCCCCCACCCTCAATACCAGATCAGCCCCACCCACCTGAAGCATGACCACGACATCATGCTTCTGGAGCTGCATTCACCGGTCCAGCTCACGAACCACATCCGTGTTGTGCCCCTCTCCCAAGACTGCCTCCCTGCTGGCACCTGCTGTCGGGTGTCTGGCTGGGGCACCACCACCAGCCCCCAGG tgAGTTACCCCCCAACCTTACAATGTGCCAACATCCAGCTTCGCTCAGATGAGGAGTGTCATCAGGTCTACCCGGGGAAGATCACACCCAACATGCTGTGTGCTGGCACAGAAGAGGGTGGCAAGGACTCCTGTGAG gGCGACTCCGGGGGCCCCCTGATCTGTAATGGAACACTCCATGGCATCATCTCCTGGGGAGACTTCCCATGCGGGCAGCCCAACCGGCCTGGTGTCTATACTCGAGTCTCTCAATATGTTGTGTGGATCCGAGAAACGATTCAAAAACACAGAACCCAAGAGTGGAAACGGACGAAGGGGAAGGGCCCACAGTAA